GCTATTAAAGAGAAAATGTTATGTTACACCACAGGccacattttgttcaaaattttATGATTGTATTTAACTTCTGCTCTGCTTTAAAACATCCAGATTAACATATTGTatctccaccaaggaacgcagtggagttatgtgacgatctgcatatacttgtctgtctgtctgtttgcaacattactcaaaaacggactaacgtgtttagatgaaattttcagggaaggtcagaaatgacacaaggaccaactgattagattctggcagtgatgcggcttatagcctggatccatggatttgtaaaagatttctgtatcattgcgagatagcagcacagcatcactgtaactatgacaacaagtgaacactatgtcagctgcctgctgacgatcacatgattgtgatcctactagaAATCCAAcgctgcggacttatctggacttatccactggaaatgatacaaggaacaattgattaatttGTGGACGTGTTTCTGACTCCCATCAATTctcgccacccgctacatattaaGGTCAAGTGATATGGTATCTGTACAcaacatgcataacacacacccgtgctcagcacaaggtcattcagtttgtgggtacatctgtgttaaatggccacattctatgttgccgtgatttctgatcatcaataactgataaacaaatgctgcatttataaaaaaaaaaaatgctgaatttctgacaatgccatttTGGGGAATAAACAGCTGTGGCgaagtactgcactctctgagtgcttttctagttgttaATGCAAACAATCCGTTGTCACTGAGGCTTTTTCTCCAGTTATTCACAATTATTTCATGAGATGTAGAGTTCTACTGTCAACTCTTACCTGCCCACTTCCACACAATAATCTCCTCGGATGGTTCCTGGCAGCGAATCTGCAGGGTTGGTCTCTCCCAGCATCTTACGTGCCGTCTTGACCACGTCCAAACCCTGCCACACctgtacacaaacagaaaagtgtttGAAAATGCAGATGACCAAATTTATTCCTGAGAAGAgctgtaacacaacacactatTCCCACTCTAGAGCAGCTTATTTCCTCCAACAGGAGGAATAAATTATGACTTATTACTGTGTgttaattaaacaaacaaagcacTGCACAATACTGAATGTCTCTACTATCCTGTGAACGTGAGTACAGCCTCTCACCATGGCAACCACCGGTCCAGAGCTCATGTAGGTGATCAGTCCGCTGAAGAAGGGTTTGCTCCTCAGGTCCCAGTAGTGTTCCCGGAGAAGATCCTCAGATGCCTGATGCACAACCACATAACAGATAAACACATTCAATTAATAGCTAATATTATTAACTTATTACAGTAGCCCTGATCATCTGTTTGGGCCATGAATTAAAAAACTCCACCCTCGACATACCTGCACAAGCTTGAGGCCCACCAGTTTGAACCCCTTCTTCTCAAAGCGACGCACGATTTGTCCCACGAGCCTCCGCTGAACGCCATCTGGTTTCACAGCTATGAAGGTTCGCTCATTCACCCCAGTCCAGCCTGGAGAAAGATGACACACATGAGTATAGCTGTTCATGTTTAAATGAACACCAGCAGCCTGGAGCAGCTTCATGCACCTCAGCACACACCGTTAAGGAACATAACCACTGGCATCAGGCAAAACAGGCACACTGTGCTATTCATTTTAGATTCAAGGCATCCacaatgggaaaaaaacacattttaatacaCTCACAATATGATACGACACAATAGGTTGCCCATGACAATGATTATGTGATACTCCAAACACTACAAGACAAGCATCAATGATACATCACATTCTGAATTTCTGacttgaccaaaaaaaaagtattaaaaaaatggaatcaacaaaCATAGCATTTTCTCAACCAATTATGGAAAACAAAAGCGTCTCTACATGCAATAGATATTTTACCactttttttaaccacatttttaCATCCTTTACAAACTATTTTAATCTGTGTACATCAACTTGCTCCTCTGAATATCATTATTGAgccatgctgtatttattttattaaccaGGCACGTATTTTGCTCTCAGTCTAATTTGCTTCTATACTTGTGTGTCCTACAAGCTCTCTGTAGAGAAGTCTCTACAGTTTTGCcatatgaaataatataaaaactgGGTGCAGAATTGAATGTTTCTCTTAAAGATCTGCTGGAAATggttaatttttgtcatttttttgaaaatgaatcatGTGGAATAAAGGGATTCTGATGATGTCATGGTTTTtagctttgtgtattttttctgacagaactgAATGTCACAAATGATCACTTGAAGGACTGTAAGCTTCTGGCAAAGACAAAAGGTGTAATGTGTTGTAATGTagtagatccttgcttgtggtGTATCTACTCTCTGATGTAAGTCACTTTCGGGgcggcatggctcagtgggtagagtggccgtcttgtaactgGAGGGTTGCTGGTTCAATCCTCGCCTGCAGAGctcatgtccaggtgtccctgagcaagacaccgaacacctaactgctcctgatgggttgTGGTTAgtgccttgcatggcagcttccgccatcagtgtgtgaatgagatgtataatgtaaagcgctttgggtatcgttaggtatagtaaagcgctatataaatacagaccatttactttggataaaagtgtctgctaaaggaaactgtagaattgtaatGTCTCAGACCTGCTGGCAAGTTGGTTTAATTATCTCTCTGGCTTTGTTTTCTCCCACTGTCTTACATTTTCATCTAGTGAGTTTCTTCTACACCTCTGGTTAGTTACCTTCCATTTGCTTTGCCCTCATTCATTTGACAAGAAGTTGTGACTGGTAAATCAGATTGGTTGCGACTGCAAGTTTGCAGTAAAAAgactctgtaaaaaacaaaaaaattctgtgaatcTTGTTCCAACTGAgtttttaggttgaactgcaggcagtgtttccacagagcaagttttctttttcaaaaaatggtCTAAATTACACTGTCTaccaaccagaaactgtaaaaccaaaaagatttcgAACTTTACAATGGTCTTTTAACGTATCACGAGTGGTTCAGttgggaaaatgaaccaaatccaaGCTTCAAATTGAGATGTTAgattaaaaatcacattattctacatgtctcactTTAAAAGTTCCCCAGTTTAGTTGCACTAAAAAAttctgttaaaacaaaaaaatttctgcatttcttggtgcaaccatgaagccaaGACTGACTCAGTTGTGACGAACAGTCAATACATCTATTTGGTGCAGCTGTATTGATAATGTATTACATGTGGAAGCTATATCATATCAATATTTTGTCCCAGTTTTAGTAGCGAACAGACATCTTGGCACAATGGCTACAAAAAAGATCATCCAGTGTTGACAGTCAGTGTCTCAGGCTATTTCTCTTGCAAACAGCTTCTGTATTTACACCTAAAAACCTTCACATGCAGCAGTACAAACACAAAACCCCACTGCATGCATGTCTGCAAGTTTGGTgctattttggtcattttacaagCCAGTGGAGGATAAACTTAGAGCCTCTGCTTGTACAGAAAAGAACAGTTGAAGGAGCTCAGCAGGTTAAAAAAACCACCTAAAATCTGCACTTTCTGCAACAAACCTCACAGCTGACAGAGTCTAAAGGTGTCTACAATCTCACCAGACTGTTCAGTCCTCGCCTGTTTAACCACCAAATCCTGCAGACCTCGCTGTGACCTTTTTCTCGGGCCCATGTCGGTGCTGCTCCTATTAATAGGATGATGAATCAACTTTTTCTCAGTGCGGACACATGGTCGGACGAGCAGGCGGAGACAGTGAAAGCCAAGCTAACTTTAGCTTCAGCCACACACTCATGCTTGTTACCGGGACAGGACAAAACTCAGGCAGTCTGGGGGTTATTAATATCGCTTCAAACCAACTTTACACTGTCAAATTAAAGTTACTGAAGGCTCCATGTTGTGGTCGTCAGCTAGCAAAGCCGAGCCGAGTGGAGCCGAGGCGCCCGTCCGGCGGCTTCTCCTGGAAACTGTGACCAAATCATCCGGTAAAAATCAAACTGAAGGTCCGTGAAAGACAGAAGAATTAGAAACGGTAACGGCACCAACCTGACTGAAAAATGTGGGCGAATATAGACAGAAAGAAGCAGATCATACTGACGGCGGACGGAGCAGCTCTCAGGGCTGAAGGAGGGAGCGAGGACGTACGTACGTGCAGACAGACGCACGTTGCCTAGGAACGGCCCCAAAGCACGTCCACGTGGTGTCTCAAAAGGACAGCACGTGAATAACAAGAGCCTGATTTCTACACAGAAAGGTGGGGAAAATGTTAGCGATgatcaacaaacaaaaatgtttaatcaaAATAATCAGATAGCTACTAAGAAAAGAATCTCCgacaatcaataaaaaaatatgtatttactcACTATTAGTAATATATTATGTTGCTAATTAAGTCCCAAAAGATCATGTATATCTATCTTCTGCACAATAGCAGCAGCACCGccattttttcataataaaattGAGAAAAACAGGATAATAAATATCTTATTATCCTGTTTTTTCACTATCTCACGTCACATTTAATTTGcaggtgcaatattttaatttacttagatgatgttttgtgttcttgtacAACATGATCAGTGAATGcgtaaaattttacatttctcaggtgcaatatttcaatttcacGTGTAATGCTTCATTGTTATGGTGggt
This portion of the Amphiprion ocellaris isolate individual 3 ecotype Okinawa chromosome 19, ASM2253959v1, whole genome shotgun sequence genome encodes:
- the nme3 gene encoding nucleoside diphosphate kinase 3 isoform X1, with product MGPRKRSQRGLQDLVVKQARTEQSGWTGVNERTFIAVKPDGVQRRLVGQIVRRFEKKGFKLVGLKLVQASEDLLREHYWDLRSKPFFSGLITYMSSGPVVAMVWQGLDVVKTARKMLGETNPADSLPGTIRGDYCVEVGRNVIHGSDSVSSAQKEISLWFRQNELQCWEHSCNSWIYN
- the nme3 gene encoding nucleoside diphosphate kinase 3 isoform X2; this encodes MICFFLSIFAHIFQSGWTGVNERTFIAVKPDGVQRRLVGQIVRRFEKKGFKLVGLKLVQASEDLLREHYWDLRSKPFFSGLITYMSSGPVVAMVWQGLDVVKTARKMLGETNPADSLPGTIRGDYCVEVGRNVIHGSDSVSSAQKEISLWFRQNELQCWEHSCNSWIYN